In Acinetobacter sp. C32I, one genomic interval encodes:
- the benD gene encoding benzoate diol dehydrogenase BenD, with the protein MSQTQRFKHKVVIVTGSAQGIGRGVALQLATEGAQLVLADRSDYVQEVLAEVKALGADAIMVQADLESFAGAQSVVAKTIEQFGRVDVLINNVGGAIWMKPFQEFSEEEIIKEVNRSLFPTLWCCRAVLPAMIQQQAGVIVNVSSIATRGINRIPYSAAKGGVNALTASLAFEHAKDGIRINAIATGGTEAPPRKVPRNQNPLSQNEKDWMQQVVDQTIDRTFMGRYGNIEEQVKAIVFVASDDASYITGSVIPVGGGDQG; encoded by the coding sequence ATGTCTCAAACTCAAAGATTTAAGCATAAAGTGGTGATTGTCACAGGCAGTGCTCAGGGCATTGGCCGTGGGGTTGCACTACAACTGGCGACAGAAGGTGCACAACTGGTCTTGGCCGATCGTTCTGATTATGTGCAGGAGGTACTAGCCGAAGTCAAAGCCTTGGGTGCTGATGCCATTATGGTTCAAGCCGATCTGGAAAGCTTTGCAGGTGCGCAAAGTGTGGTTGCCAAAACCATTGAACAGTTTGGTCGAGTTGATGTTCTGATCAACAATGTCGGTGGTGCAATCTGGATGAAACCTTTTCAGGAATTTTCTGAAGAGGAAATTATCAAGGAAGTGAATCGCTCGTTGTTTCCAACTTTATGGTGCTGTCGAGCGGTCTTACCTGCAATGATTCAGCAACAGGCAGGTGTGATCGTCAATGTTTCATCAATTGCCACACGCGGGATTAACCGTATTCCCTACTCTGCTGCCAAAGGTGGGGTCAATGCGCTGACGGCATCGTTGGCCTTTGAACATGCCAAAGATGGAATTCGCATCAATGCCATCGCCACTGGTGGAACCGAAGCCCCACCACGTAAAGTACCACGTAATCAGAATCCACTCAGTCAAAATGAAAAAGATTGGATGCAGCAGGTCGTCGATCAAACTATAGACCGTACGTTTATGGGCCGTTATGGCAACATTGAGGAACAGGTCAAAGCGATTGTCTTTGTTGCATCTGATGATGCCTCCTATATCACAGGCAGCGTCATCCCAGTGGGAGGTGGAGATCAGGGGTAG
- the benE gene encoding benzoate/H(+) symporter BenE, with amino-acid sequence MTTLFKTLKQDWSISATVAGFLAVLISYSGPLIIFFQAAQRAHVSTEMMVSWIWGISIGTAVAGIYLSIKYKTPVITAWSAPGTALLVTLFPDISLNEAVAAYITSAIVIFLIGITGCFDKLLKWIPQDVAAGMMAGILFQFGINLFTATDRMPLIVFSMLIVFLIAKRLMPRYTMIWVLAAGILLSLVLGKMNPVEISFNLAIPQWISPEWTWNSTLNLALPLILVSLTGQFLPGMAIMKLSGYDTPAKPIISATSIASLAVACVGGITIVLASITAALCMGKDAHELKEKRYIAGIANGIFYILGGLFAGSIVMLFSLLPKELVAALAGLALLGAISTNIAVAMKNDQQRDAALITFLATASGMHFLGLSSVFWGICIGVIAHFILTQRAATQSA; translated from the coding sequence ATGACAACTTTATTCAAAACATTAAAACAAGATTGGTCCATTTCAGCCACAGTTGCGGGTTTTCTTGCGGTGCTGATTTCCTATTCAGGACCACTGATTATTTTCTTTCAGGCAGCGCAACGTGCCCATGTCTCAACAGAGATGATGGTGTCATGGATTTGGGGCATTTCCATCGGTACGGCAGTTGCTGGGATTTATCTCTCTATTAAATATAAAACCCCCGTGATTACCGCTTGGTCTGCACCAGGGACGGCGTTATTGGTCACGCTATTTCCTGATATTTCGCTAAATGAAGCAGTCGCCGCTTATATCACTTCTGCGATTGTGATTTTTCTGATCGGGATTACAGGCTGTTTTGACAAACTACTGAAATGGATTCCTCAGGATGTTGCTGCGGGTATGATGGCAGGCATCCTGTTTCAATTTGGCATTAATCTATTTACAGCCACAGATCGTATGCCGCTGATTGTGTTTAGCATGTTGATTGTGTTTCTGATCGCGAAACGGCTGATGCCGCGCTACACCATGATTTGGGTATTGGCTGCTGGAATTTTATTGAGCTTGGTTCTGGGTAAAATGAATCCTGTAGAGATCAGTTTTAACCTTGCTATTCCGCAATGGATCAGCCCTGAATGGACATGGAACTCGACCTTGAATCTGGCGCTGCCCTTGATTCTCGTGAGTCTGACAGGTCAATTTTTACCGGGTATGGCGATCATGAAACTGAGTGGTTATGACACGCCTGCCAAACCGATTATCAGTGCAACCAGTATTGCTTCTTTAGCCGTGGCTTGTGTCGGTGGTATTACCATTGTGCTCGCGTCCATTACAGCAGCCTTATGTATGGGTAAAGATGCGCATGAACTGAAAGAAAAACGTTATATCGCAGGGATTGCCAATGGGATTTTTTATATTCTCGGTGGACTGTTTGCGGGCAGTATTGTAATGCTATTTAGCTTACTACCGAAAGAACTGGTTGCTGCATTAGCGGGTTTGGCTTTGCTGGGTGCAATTTCCACCAATATTGCCGTTGCCATGAAAAATGACCAACAGCGCGATGCTGCACTGATTACCTTTCTGGCCACAGCTTCAGGCATGCATTTTTTAGGATTAAGTTCTGTATTTTGGGGCATTTGTATTGGGGTGATTGCTCATTTCATTCTCACTCAACGCGCTGCAACACAATCCGCTTAA
- a CDS encoding aromatic acid/H+ symport family MFS transporter, which produces MDTHKVNINEIIDKARFTAFHWKVLIWCLIIIIFDGYDLVIYGVALPLLMQQWSLTAVQAGLLASAALFGMMFGAMIFGTLSDKLGRKKTIMICVTLFSGFTFLGAFAKSPTEFAILRFIAGLGIGGVMPNVVALMTEYAPKKIRSTLVALMFSGYAIGGMSSALLGAWLVKDMGWQIMFLIAGIPLLLLPVIWKFLPESLAFLVKSNHHDQAKMIVSKIAPETELSNHSELVLNESTTTDAPVRALFQQGRSFSTFMFWVAFFMCLLMVYALGSWLPKLMLQAGYSLGASMLFLFALNIGGMVGAIGGGALADKFHLKPVITSMFVIGAAALILLGFNSPQFILYSLIAIAGAATIGSQILLYTFVAQFYPTAVRSTGMGWASGIGRIGAIIGPVLTGALLTFELPHQMNFLAIAIPGIIAALAIFLVNLKASVAAQPATSFNPQSSLTQ; this is translated from the coding sequence ATGGATACACATAAGGTCAATATTAATGAGATTATTGATAAAGCCCGTTTTACGGCATTTCACTGGAAAGTATTAATCTGGTGTCTCATCATTATTATTTTTGACGGTTATGATCTGGTGATTTACGGGGTCGCCTTACCCTTGCTGATGCAGCAATGGTCACTGACTGCCGTGCAAGCGGGATTGCTTGCCAGTGCAGCTTTGTTCGGGATGATGTTTGGTGCCATGATTTTTGGCACGCTCTCAGACAAACTGGGCCGTAAAAAAACCATTATGATCTGTGTCACTTTATTCAGTGGCTTTACCTTCTTAGGTGCTTTTGCGAAAAGCCCCACTGAATTTGCCATTTTACGATTTATCGCAGGGCTTGGCATTGGTGGTGTGATGCCAAACGTTGTCGCATTGATGACCGAATATGCACCGAAGAAAATCCGCAGTACCTTAGTCGCACTGATGTTTAGTGGCTATGCCATTGGCGGGATGAGCTCTGCCTTACTGGGTGCATGGTTAGTCAAAGACATGGGCTGGCAAATCATGTTTTTAATTGCAGGCATTCCGCTATTGCTGTTGCCTGTAATCTGGAAATTTCTGCCTGAATCATTGGCTTTCTTAGTGAAATCGAATCATCACGATCAAGCCAAAATGATTGTCAGTAAAATCGCACCTGAAACTGAATTAAGCAATCATTCAGAACTGGTTCTAAATGAAAGTACCACGACTGATGCGCCCGTTCGTGCCCTATTCCAACAAGGTCGTAGTTTCAGCACCTTTATGTTTTGGGTAGCCTTCTTTATGTGTCTGTTGATGGTCTATGCATTGGGTAGTTGGTTACCAAAACTGATGCTACAGGCGGGTTATTCTTTAGGTGCCAGTATGCTGTTCCTGTTTGCACTGAATATTGGAGGTATGGTTGGCGCGATTGGCGGTGGTGCATTAGCGGATAAATTCCACTTAAAACCAGTGATTACCAGCATGTTTGTGATCGGCGCGGCTGCCCTGATCTTACTTGGTTTTAATAGCCCACAATTTATTTTATACAGCCTGATTGCAATCGCAGGCGCAGCCACGATTGGCTCACAGATTCTGCTCTATACCTTTGTGGCGCAATTCTACCCAACCGCAGTACGTTCAACTGGGATGGGATGGGCTTCGGGTATTGGCCGAATCGGTGCCATCATCGGCCCTGTGCTCACTGGTGCTCTGCTGACCTTTGAATTGCCTCATCAAATGAATTTCCTCGCCATCGCGATTCCCGGCATTATCGCGGCTCTCGCCATCTTCTTGGTGAATTTAAAAGCCTCGGTTGCGGCTCAACCAGCAACGAGCTTCAACCCGCAATCTTCACTGACACAGTAA
- a CDS encoding OprD family outer membrane porin: protein MKLLQRFSLTRLTLATLLTIGSWSSSVALAAETAQSTQDQWKFTLKNAYINRDYDNPNLKDTGSWSQAASLFYKSNMQDTPLQIADKAITIGADASVQYAVRLSKDKHVADTVLPFDPQTQSQASDYLKYGATLKLGYDKTLLSVGELWLDLPVTAVDASRQLLASYWGTNLKSQLSDQLYAEIGRVTKVSPRNEEDFKKFSFTANGKTEYSDGLNYLDLRYQLTPSLKAEYYFGNLEDLYNKHYLGLDHTWKQASFTLNSKFKYFNAKNDSSNFDIDAQNIGILEMLKVNNQSFGLGYQQIIGESAYPLPDGFLPETYFINWNATGFFKKNEKSYHLMYGYDFKDYVPGLNAMLKYVYGHDFKAANGEKNHETESNIIVNYAFQQPYLKGFALQYIRIDYDVKHGNDFGEDRLFVNYSKKF, encoded by the coding sequence ATGAAATTATTACAGCGCTTTTCCCTTACGCGTTTAACGCTTGCAACCCTATTGACAATAGGCAGCTGGTCTAGCTCGGTTGCTTTGGCTGCGGAGACAGCTCAGTCAACTCAAGATCAATGGAAATTCACACTTAAAAATGCCTATATTAATCGTGACTATGACAATCCAAACCTGAAAGATACAGGCAGTTGGTCACAGGCAGCCTCTTTATTCTACAAATCAAATATGCAGGATACCCCCCTACAAATCGCAGACAAAGCAATCACCATCGGGGCGGATGCTTCGGTGCAATATGCGGTACGTTTAAGCAAGGATAAGCATGTCGCAGATACGGTGTTGCCCTTTGATCCCCAAACGCAATCACAAGCGTCTGACTATTTAAAATATGGCGCGACCCTCAAACTGGGTTATGACAAAACACTGCTCAGTGTCGGTGAACTCTGGCTGGATCTTCCTGTGACGGCGGTAGATGCCAGTCGCCAGTTATTGGCATCATATTGGGGCACCAATTTAAAGTCACAACTTTCTGATCAGCTCTATGCCGAAATAGGCCGAGTCACCAAAGTGTCACCGCGTAATGAAGAAGATTTTAAGAAATTTTCTTTTACTGCCAATGGCAAAACTGAATATTCTGATGGTTTGAATTATCTCGATCTGCGTTATCAGCTCACGCCATCGCTGAAGGCCGAATACTACTTTGGTAATTTAGAGGACCTCTACAATAAACACTACCTTGGGCTAGACCATACATGGAAACAAGCCAGCTTCACCCTGAATTCCAAGTTTAAATATTTCAATGCCAAAAATGATAGCAGTAACTTTGATATTGATGCGCAAAATATTGGAATACTGGAAATGCTGAAAGTGAATAATCAGTCTTTTGGTTTAGGCTATCAACAGATTATCGGGGAGTCGGCCTATCCTTTACCTGATGGTTTCCTGCCTGAAACCTATTTTATCAACTGGAATGCCACAGGCTTCTTCAAAAAGAATGAAAAGTCTTATCATTTGATGTATGGCTATGATTTTAAGGACTATGTGCCGGGGCTAAATGCGATGCTGAAATATGTCTATGGTCATGATTTTAAGGCGGCCAATGGTGAGAAAAATCATGAAACCGAGTCCAATATTATTGTGAACTATGCTTTTCAACAGCCTTATCTCAAAGGCTTTGCGCTGCAATACATCCGCATTGACTATGATGTGAAACACGGCAATGACTTTGGCGAAGATCGTTTATTCGTGAACTACAGTAAAAAATTCTAA
- the bfr gene encoding bacterioferritin — MRGNPEVIDYLNMLIGGELAARDQYLIHSRMYEDWGLSKIYERIDHEMQEEASHADSIIRRVLFLGAQPNMNREDINVGTDVVSCLKADLALEYHVREKLAVGIKLCEEKGDYISRDMLRQQLSDTEEDHTYWLEKQLRLIELIGLQNYIQSQI, encoded by the coding sequence ATGCGTGGCAATCCAGAAGTCATCGACTATTTAAATATGCTCATTGGCGGTGAATTGGCTGCTCGTGATCAATATTTAATTCATTCAAGAATGTACGAAGATTGGGGCCTGAGCAAAATCTACGAGCGTATTGACCATGAAATGCAAGAAGAAGCATCTCATGCGGATTCAATCATTCGTCGTGTGTTGTTCTTAGGTGCTCAACCAAACATGAATCGTGAAGACATCAATGTCGGTACAGATGTTGTGAGCTGTTTAAAGGCAGATTTGGCACTTGAATACCATGTGCGTGAAAAATTGGCAGTGGGTATTAAGCTGTGTGAAGAAAAAGGCGACTATATTAGCCGTGATATGTTGCGTCAGCAGCTTTCTGATACAGAAGAAGATCATACCTATTGGTTAGAAAAGCAATTACGTTTAATTGAATTGATTGGTTTGCAGAATTATATTCAGTCACAAATTTAA